From the Colletotrichum lupini chromosome 1, complete sequence genome, the window TTCAATCATTAAACCTGAATGAAAACGAACAATGAGCGGCGTTCCCAAACGTGCCTGCATGCTTACCTTACCTGAATGAGTGCCGCCTGCATATGCAGACCGGTACCGGCTCACCTCAGCCTCGAAAAGAAAGCAATTGTGTAAAGCCCAATCTGCAGATGCCTAAGCGTCAAATTCTCACCGCTGAGCTCTTTCGTAAGCTTGCCCTAAACAATTCCTGATGTGACATACCTGGCGTTCGATCTATCATGTCGCCCAGTGCAAAGATGTCACCACGAGCCGTTGTCATTGATAGCGGGTAAGTGCTGCCTGGTCAATGAAGGCGTGGTTCTGGATGAGTGGTTGAGGCTCTGATCGTTTACCAGGTCCGGGTTCACCAAGGCTGGGTTCGGCGGCGACCGGCAGCCTCTCAGAGTATTCCGTGACTAAAGACAAAGTCCCCAACTGTAACTGTTCTCAGCCGTCTGACTACAACCTAGCAACTGCAATCCAATATCCTACTAGGACGAAAGAGAACAGGAACACTGATGTCTGGATGGTTAGTCGGCATGATATCTCCGCAACCTGTGCAAGTTCCTCGAGGCGCAAGACTTATTGACCATATCACAGGCCACTTACAACGTCGGCCATGCCGTTGACCCGAATTATGAAGGCCTCAACCAACCTCTATACCCGATCAGAGCAGGCGGCGTGATTACGAACTGGCAAGACGCAGATAGGATATGGAACTATGCTTTAGCAGAGTTGGGAGCCTCCATACCGCTTTCCCATCATCCAATCATCATGACAGAACCACTCCATCTCTCTCCAAGCCAGCGGTAAGTCCCAGACGTTTTTTCGAGACTGCAAAGAGCCTAATTGTGCATAAACTAGGATGACCATGGTATCCCACGTCTTCGAATATTTCTCCGCGCCGGCGTACTACACGGCCTCGCCGGCTCTGCTGTCAACTTACGCGGCCAACCTACCCATCGCTCTCGTCATCGACTCGGGCTACGCGGGGACTTCTGCTCTACCAGTATACGACCACGCGCCTATCCGGAACCACGCCCGTAGGCACGACGTTGCGGGACAAGCGATAGACGACTGGTTGCAGCAAGCTCTCACGAATGAAGTCGGTCTGGAGCTTCCGTCAAACGGGGCTTGGGATGACGTTCTGTGGTTGGCCAAGACTGAACGGTGCCGCGTCGCAAAGGACTTTGAGGAGGGTGTCATGCGGTGGAAGAATATGGTGGATGACGGAGGGGAAGAAGATATCTGGGATCTGCCTGACGGGATGAAAGTCAAGCTTGACACCCCGCTGGGTTTGCGTGCGGGCGAGGTGTCTTTCAACCCTTCCATGTTGGGGCTTGATGTTGGTGGGCTGCAGCATGATGCCTTTAATGTTATTATGAAGTGTGCACAGGGTCTTCGTGAAAGTCTCTGTCAAAATATCCTGCTTGTGAGTACTTGTCTCTGTTTTGCTTTCGCTGAGTCGCCGTGTTGCTGACGACGGTATAGGCTGGAGGAAACACCATGTTTCCTGGGTTCGGCGCCAGGTTGAAGTGCGAACTGGAGCGTTTATTCGCAGAGGGTACTACTATCAATGTCATCTCTCCTCGGAATAGGGCGTATTCCGCTTGGGTTGGGGGATCTATGATGAGCGAACTTTCGACGTTTGAAAGGATGTGTGTTGTGAGGGCCGAGTACGAAGAGGTAGGGCCCGAGATAGCAAACAAGATGTTTCTTTGATAGTGCGGTCGTCAGTGAGTAGGACCACGCTCTCCATCATGGATGTATTGACGATTTGAGTAGAAAGTATGATAAGAGGAAAGAAGTCATACTCTCTTTAGACAGTGCCTTGTTGTAGACTTACATGAACAGCTGGTACCGGCTGCAGGATGAGGACTCATTCCTCCAGAGTCGAGAGACGAGAACATGGTGGTGTGGATACCGGATGAGACCCGAGCTCCAGTGTCAGATCTTCCCGGTGTTTTATGGGGCCGGTCATCCGATCGAGTCCAGGCGGGGCCTGAGCTTGAGCCTTGAAGCACTGAGCTCATGAGGTCAAACGTTGCACGTGAGACTCCAGGCCGGATGAAGCACCAGCCACATCACGTGGGTAAAGCGCCACAGGCTGTCACTAGCCTCGTGCGGGACGCTTTCTCGGTCTGCGTTTTGCGTCGACATCAAAGGCCAACATCGGCAACGATCATATCAAGATGACAACACTCACCTCCACGGCTCGAGACAGGCTGCATTTGGGCTCAGGCTGATCTGAAGGCCACCCCTCATTCTTCTCTGAGCTTTGCTTGACCATCCCGCTGTAGTGCAGCGAGCTTGGCCAAAGCCTGCTGCTGGCATCCGTCGCAGAGCCTCACTTGGAGGTAAGCTCAAGGTATGTGCTTCTTTGCCGCCACGGCGTGTCCTGGATCCCAGGTGATTTGCTCGAGCTGAGCAGGTCCTTCTCCTTACTCTTGTCTCATTTCTGGCTTTCTGACGGTTCTACCATGGCGAGTGCCATGTACTTACGTCTTGGGCGGCAGGCTCTCTTGCCTCGCTCATCAGACTCACTCACAGCCCGCCCGGGCCAAGCAAGCACCTCAAGGTTCCTGGCTCCTTCGATGCGGCTCGGGTAATCTTCGGTAGCCGTATGCAAGCTCTCCAGTCGCGCAACATTCCGGCAATAACATTTTGTCAACAATTTCTGGGCACTCGACGCTAGCGCCATAACACAGCCATCCACAACAGAGCTCCAACCGACGAATAGGAACGGACCATAGCTCACCAGCAAAACTCTGAGCAAGGAGGCAGCGTGGGCCGTGGCAGCACAGAGGTGCAGCGCAGAGCAGAGCAGAGCAGAGCAGAGCAGCAGAGGTGCGCAGGTGGTCATACCTTTCCATTGGAAGCAGCAGAAGCAGACACGCAGACACAGGCCGCGCCGTGGACTTGCTAAAAAACGAAAAGCACCGCAAAGACAagcagcaccagcaccagcacgCACACCCATCGAcggtcccccccccccccccccccccccccccccccccccccccccccccccccccccccccccccccccccccccccccccccccccccccccccccccccccccccccccccccccccccccccccccccccccccccccccccctcctcgCACCTCCCACACCACACCGACCGCGATTTTCTTGCTCGCACCGAAGCTCCCTCGCTCCCATTCGCCCCCCTGTCCTCTTCTCCTGCCGTCACCG encodes:
- a CDS encoding actin, which codes for MPKRQILTAELFLQRCHHEPLSLIAGPGSPRLGSAATGSLSEYSVTKDKVPNCNCSQPSDYNLATAIQYPTRTKENRNTDVWMATYNVGHAVDPNYEGLNQPLYPIRAGGVITNWQDADRIWNYALAELGASIPLSHHPIIMTEPLHLSPSQRMTMVSHVFEYFSAPAYYTASPALLSTYAANLPIALVIDSGYAGTSALPVYDHAPIRNHARRHDVAGQAIDDWLQQALTNEVGLELPSNGAWDDVLWLAKTERCRVAKDFEEGVMRWKNMVDDGGEEDIWDLPDGMKVKLDTPLGLRAGEVSFNPSMLGLDVGGLQHDAFNVIMKCAQGLRESLCQNILLAGGNTMFPGFGARLKCELERLFAEGTTINVISPRNRAYSAWVGGSMMSELSTFERMCVVRAEYEEVGPEIANKMFL